The genomic region TATTATGCCAATGATTTCACATATTTGCTATAAAACAACCTCAAATGTTTTTTCATGCTTTCAGTGTGTATTGTTCGGGGCTAGCCAGCGCTTTTTCAGACCATTCGATGCCAAGTCCGGGGGCATCGGAAACTTCTAAGTAACCGTTTTTGGGCATGACGATCTTGTCGGTCAATTCCATGTTGGCAGGATTCTTGCTGCGCACGTGCTGCTCATGAATAACGAAATTATTCAGGCAGGCTTCGATTTGTACTGATGGAGGCGTAAGCAGGTGCGAAGCGCAGGTATGAATCTGAACTCCAATATCAAACACGTAGGCAAGGTCACAGACGCGCTTCGCCTCGGTAATACCTCCGGCGTTACCAAGGTCAGGTTGAATGACCTGCACCGACTTGTTCAGAAAATAGGGAAGATATTCCCATCGGCCAAAGATGCGTTCGCCATGCGAAATTGGCATTTTAATGTTGTCTTTAACGTTTTTGTTGTTGTAGAACACAGGTGTGTTGGGCTCTTCGAAGTAGTATATATTGCAATCCTGAACAGCCGCTGCCAGTTGAATAGCCGATTGTGTGTTGGTGCCGGCATGGTTCTCAATGATTAGGTCGACATTGGGTCCGATCGCATCGCGAACCGCGTGCACGCGTTCGGAATACATATTGACGTAGTAAGGCGAAAGAAGACCGAGACGACCATCTTCGCGAAGGATATTGCCTTTATCGTCCCAGTTCAAGAAGTCGATCTTGATGGCATCGTAACCATCAGCAAGTGCCAATTTAGCTCGCTCGACATAATCTTCCACCGTGACGGCTGGCGAGTCGTAATCTCCCCAACCGAACTGCAGCTGGCTTGCGTAGCAGC from Pyramidobacter piscolens W5455 harbors:
- a CDS encoding mandelate racemase/muconate lactonizing enzyme family protein; translated protein: MKVTGMKVFLTEYDRSKTPEFPKKSKVVSVRIFTDEGIYGDGEVAGIHATYAAYGMIRDLWPLIVGQDPFSNEVLWDHMMLRTFWGQNGGAFWYSGVSAIDIALWDIKSKALKMPLHKLLGGKRRDKVRCYASQLQFGWGDYDSPAVTVEDYVERAKLALADGYDAIKIDFLNWDDKGNILREDGRLGLLSPYYVNMYSERVHAVRDAIGPNVDLIIENHAGTNTQSAIQLAAAVQDCNIYYFEEPNTPVFYNNKNVKDNIKMPISHGERIFGRWEYLPYFLNKSVQVIQPDLGNAGGITEAKRVCDLAYVFDIGVQIHTCASHLLTPPSVQIEACLNNFVIHEQHVRSKNPANMELTDKIVMPKNGYLEVSDAPGLGIEWSEKALASPEQYTLKA